One region of Ascaphus truei isolate aAscTru1 chromosome 13, aAscTru1.hap1, whole genome shotgun sequence genomic DNA includes:
- the LOC142465204 gene encoding uncharacterized protein LOC142465204, with amino-acid sequence MEQVSSPGSASSTLLEEHHGDEDDEYDEDDATEETEIQSCDHEEVPIETVVPPNRPSTSTYDAIVASEGKIVDAENRRHSDMMTVLERMIGLQEETVSQLAHLHRVFIEVPKQLQKINTSFEALVVQQTQANYWRMTNVPQFNTSQPGSVHAGQFSPHSSDIHSPGPNVTGQVADIAVQVPDDILPLPSVQIQQQTPTKEATKTKQDTHETDQPSLVQCLPTCSHV; translated from the exons atggaacaagtgtcttcacctgggtcagccagctcaacactactagaag aacatcatggtgatgaggatgatgagtatgatgaggatgacgccacagaagagactgaaatacaatcatgtgaccatgaagaggtgccaatagaaactgttgtaccgccaaatcgtccatcaacttccacatacgatgcaattgtagcttcagagggaaaaatagtggacgcagaaaatcgtcgccattcagacatgatgacagtgctggaaaggatgattggactgcaggaagaaacagtatcacaattggcacatctccacagagtcttcattgaagtgcctaaacagttgcaaaaaatcaacacctcattcgaagcattagttgttcagcaaacacaagctaattactggagaatgactaatgtaccacaattcaacacctcccagccaggatctgttcatgcaggtcagttttcaccacattcatctgatattcattcaccaggcccaaatgttaccggtcaagtagcagacattgctgtgcaggttcctgatgacatcctaccgctgccatctgtacaaattcagcagcagacacctacaaaggaggcgacaaaaacaaaacaagacacacatgaaacagaccaaccatcacttgtgcagtgtctaccaacttgctcacatgt gtga